A window of Ruania suaedae contains these coding sequences:
- a CDS encoding LuxR C-terminal-related transcriptional regulator has protein sequence MALPRPQRPRGVPRLPQDAEVPAGVLERLASQYPLTVIRGPRGYGKTSALLRWFDTSADRPRTVYAALTTASNDGAGFWDELAAVLVGAGLLESSTHAHTGVSQLLRTCAEPLLLVIDDMHEAGLHHEPAEIDDELVDLLKHNERFFLVVAGRTLRPLETTGTLSVDAVVIGPDDLRLTGDGVFRLAQRLGAHITKDEAQQVAVELGGWPSAVRAGLVRSNGNGGPVTIDRDTVEHYVATMVRDLRFEKVRAFLLRTAIPDDFDLDIAREIVTEGNIARLLRNVLMAGLITERGTVAGPRYSYAPAIRSALRRMVREHHPQLEVEVHHALMRHAERRQVPAQVLEHAARAGEWERALDVLEQDWDRLLMEEPLLLGRVARMFPAPLVAENARLRVAVEHLDADVVPDQRHSWRRTVDSPTLHAEVLWQHAGLLGPGREGRDESTVQLVLLEWGVASTLQGDLDVALYAFSQARAVALLDHSNAHAARLGATGLALVHAVLGEVSTARRWLAELDSDDVQDDGVVAETAAVARALASVDEASEDAAERVADLPERRHRDELWALTIFVRAHHAVLVGARDQIVSVTNELRAAVRYLRRGSRAEVFLTEALVEALLRVGISDVAQQVAARVEPPELICVSHMKIALDEHAYDEVIRQGAEALRSGALTQRYTMECYVLLAAAHHAIRQTSRAAEAFSAAVGLARETGQRRPFLLMGRAAFLALAAGDPDELALWPGSRTATSAPPSAVVDGLTFREAQVLGALAEHSGAVGIAHELGLSVNTVKTHLRAVYKKLGASNRGEALLALRRGTAP, from the coding sequence ATGGCGCTGCCAAGACCGCAACGTCCTCGCGGTGTCCCGCGACTCCCGCAGGATGCTGAGGTCCCTGCCGGCGTTCTGGAGCGTCTGGCCTCACAGTATCCTCTGACGGTCATCCGGGGCCCGCGGGGGTACGGCAAGACCAGTGCCCTGCTGCGATGGTTCGACACCAGCGCCGACCGGCCGCGGACCGTCTACGCTGCTCTGACCACCGCGAGCAACGACGGTGCCGGCTTCTGGGATGAGCTCGCAGCCGTCCTGGTGGGGGCCGGATTGCTCGAGTCCTCCACGCACGCGCACACCGGTGTCTCCCAGTTGCTCCGCACCTGCGCCGAGCCCTTGCTGCTGGTCATCGACGATATGCACGAGGCAGGACTGCACCACGAACCGGCGGAGATCGACGACGAGCTCGTCGACCTACTCAAGCACAACGAGCGCTTCTTCCTCGTCGTCGCCGGGCGCACGTTGCGCCCGCTCGAGACGACCGGAACGCTGTCGGTCGATGCTGTGGTGATCGGCCCGGATGACCTTCGGCTCACGGGGGACGGGGTCTTCCGACTGGCCCAGCGACTCGGAGCCCACATCACCAAGGATGAGGCACAGCAGGTGGCAGTGGAACTCGGAGGCTGGCCCTCCGCCGTCCGAGCCGGCTTGGTGCGCTCCAACGGCAACGGTGGCCCGGTGACGATCGACCGGGACACCGTCGAGCACTACGTGGCCACGATGGTGCGCGACCTGCGCTTCGAGAAGGTCCGCGCCTTCCTGCTCCGCACCGCGATCCCGGACGACTTCGACCTGGACATCGCGCGCGAGATCGTCACCGAGGGCAACATCGCCCGACTACTGCGCAACGTCCTGATGGCCGGCCTGATCACCGAGCGGGGCACAGTGGCGGGACCGCGCTACTCCTACGCACCGGCAATCCGGTCGGCGCTGAGGCGGATGGTCCGCGAGCACCACCCGCAGCTGGAGGTCGAGGTCCATCATGCGTTGATGCGCCACGCCGAGCGCCGACAGGTGCCGGCGCAGGTGCTCGAACACGCGGCGAGGGCAGGGGAGTGGGAGCGGGCGCTCGACGTGCTCGAGCAGGACTGGGACCGCTTGCTTATGGAGGAGCCGCTGTTGCTCGGGCGAGTGGCACGGATGTTCCCTGCGCCGCTGGTGGCGGAGAACGCTCGCCTGCGGGTGGCGGTGGAGCACCTGGACGCTGACGTTGTCCCCGACCAGCGCCATAGTTGGCGCCGTACCGTGGACTCGCCCACGTTGCACGCCGAGGTGCTCTGGCAGCACGCCGGTCTCCTCGGTCCTGGTCGGGAGGGTCGCGACGAGTCGACCGTGCAGCTGGTCCTGCTGGAATGGGGCGTGGCGAGCACGCTGCAAGGTGACCTCGACGTCGCACTGTACGCCTTCTCGCAGGCCCGCGCGGTCGCCCTGCTCGATCACTCCAACGCGCATGCCGCCCGGTTGGGGGCGACCGGTCTGGCGCTCGTGCACGCGGTGCTGGGCGAGGTCTCCACCGCGCGGCGATGGTTGGCCGAGCTCGACAGTGACGACGTCCAGGACGACGGGGTCGTCGCTGAGACTGCCGCGGTGGCCCGGGCGCTGGCCAGCGTGGACGAGGCGAGCGAGGACGCGGCGGAGCGGGTCGCGGACCTGCCGGAGCGCCGGCATCGGGACGAACTGTGGGCGTTGACCATCTTCGTACGCGCGCACCATGCGGTCCTGGTGGGCGCACGGGATCAGATCGTCTCGGTCACGAACGAGCTCCGAGCGGCCGTGAGGTACCTGCGCCGCGGCTCCCGTGCGGAGGTGTTCCTCACCGAGGCGTTGGTGGAAGCGTTGTTGCGCGTCGGCATCTCGGATGTGGCGCAGCAGGTGGCCGCCCGGGTCGAGCCCCCGGAGCTGATCTGCGTCAGCCACATGAAGATCGCGCTCGACGAGCACGCCTACGACGAGGTGATCCGGCAGGGGGCCGAAGCGTTGCGCTCGGGCGCGCTCACGCAGCGCTACACCATGGAGTGCTACGTGCTGCTCGCCGCAGCTCACCACGCCATCCGGCAGACCAGCCGGGCGGCCGAGGCGTTCAGCGCCGCGGTTGGACTCGCACGGGAGACGGGGCAGCGGCGTCCCTTCCTGTTGATGGGCCGGGCGGCGTTCCTGGCGCTTGCTGCCGGTGATCCCGACGAGCTCGCGCTGTGGCCCGGGTCGCGCACGGCCACCAGCGCGCCTCCATCCGCCGTGGTCGACGGGTTGACCTTCCGCGAGGCCCAGGTGCTCGGGGCCCTCGCGGAGCATTCCGGGGCCGTGGGGATCGCCCACGAGCTCGGCCTCTCGGTCAACACCGTCAAGACCCACCTACGCGCCGTGTACAAGAAGCTGGGGGCGAGCAACAGGGGTGAGGCGCTGCTCGCCCTGCGCCGGGGGACGGCGCCGTGA